A genomic segment from Nitrospira sp. encodes:
- a CDS encoding diguanylate cyclase/phosphodiesterase (GGDEF & EAL domains) with PAS/PAC sensor(s): protein MINVLLVEDNPVDAQLTQDLLAEWSLDRFHITHAPILAEGLTRLSRGRFDVVLLDLSLPDTHGLSTVTQVLATSPGVPVVVLSGHDDHPLALQALQHGAQDYLVKGEGGADFLARSILYAIERKRAQERLTYLAQYDQLTGMINRTLFRDRLVHAMARSKRKDQPLAIMLLDLDRFKAVNDGLGHDVGDQLLKVVAARLTDCVREVDTIARMGGDEFTAILEGISGEADVAVVANRIVESISAPFNLGPHHISIGVSIGITLYPLDDQDIDELLRHADKAMYAAKHQGGSGFQFHSPTGNRRSDTAPLG from the coding sequence ATGATCAACGTACTCCTGGTGGAAGACAACCCCGTCGATGCTCAGCTCACACAGGACCTTCTGGCCGAATGGTCCCTCGATCGATTCCACATCACCCATGCACCGATCCTGGCAGAGGGCCTGACCAGACTGAGTCGCGGCCGTTTCGATGTCGTGCTCCTCGACCTGTCGCTCCCCGACACACACGGCTTGAGCACGGTCACCCAGGTACTGGCGACCAGCCCCGGCGTGCCGGTCGTGGTGTTGAGCGGGCATGACGACCATCCGCTCGCCTTGCAGGCGCTTCAGCATGGAGCCCAGGATTACCTGGTGAAGGGGGAAGGCGGGGCGGACTTCCTTGCGCGGTCGATCCTCTATGCCATCGAACGCAAGCGGGCGCAGGAACGTCTGACCTACCTGGCCCAGTACGATCAATTGACCGGCATGATCAATCGCACCCTGTTTCGCGACCGGCTGGTCCATGCCATGGCGCGCAGCAAACGAAAGGACCAACCCCTGGCGATCATGCTCCTCGATCTCGATCGCTTCAAGGCCGTCAACGACGGGCTGGGGCACGATGTCGGGGATCAGCTGCTGAAAGTCGTTGCCGCGCGGCTCACGGATTGCGTCCGCGAAGTGGACACCATCGCCCGCATGGGGGGTGATGAATTCACCGCCATCCTCGAAGGGATTTCCGGTGAAGCGGACGTGGCGGTCGTCGCGAACCGGATCGTGGAGTCGATCAGCGCGCCCTTTAACCTCGGGCCCCACCACATTTCGATCGGCGTGAGCATCGGGATCACGCTGTACCCATTGGACGACCAGGACATCGATGAACTCTTACGCCATGCCGATAAGGCCATGTACGCCGCTAAACATCAGGGGGGGAGCGGCTTTCAGTTTCATTCCCCGACCGGTAACCGTCGATCCGACACCGCTCCTCTCGGTTGA
- a CDS encoding TPR domain protein → MTVSPLKHDSLRTVLSTLVFLGSLAGAPDLFAVQAQPPDASHRLYDRVMEEFRHKDYEAALAGFRFFLAIHAQSSLSANAQYWMGECQYRTGRYKDALEAFYNVISYYPLSQKLAASTLKIGQIYTKQGDREKALMMYERVADQYPDSAEAEVARKALEAAAAKSESVVVEQH, encoded by the coding sequence ATGACAGTCTCTCCTCTCAAACATGATTCGTTACGAACTGTCCTCTCCACATTGGTGTTCCTCGGTAGCCTCGCCGGTGCGCCAGATCTCTTCGCAGTCCAAGCCCAGCCGCCTGACGCCTCCCACCGTTTGTACGATCGCGTGATGGAGGAATTCCGACACAAGGACTATGAGGCAGCCCTCGCGGGATTTCGGTTTTTTCTCGCGATTCACGCCCAGTCGTCACTGTCGGCCAACGCCCAGTATTGGATGGGCGAATGCCAGTATCGCACGGGACGTTACAAGGACGCTCTGGAAGCGTTCTACAATGTCATCTCCTACTACCCGTTGAGCCAAAAGCTCGCCGCCTCGACGCTCAAGATCGGTCAGATCTATACGAAACAAGGCGACCGGGAAAAAGCCCTGATGATGTACGAACGGGTGGCGGACCAGTACCCTGACAGCGCGGAAGCAGAGGTGGCACGCAAGGCCCTGGAGGCGGCCGCCGCGAAGAGTGAGTCTGTCGTCGTCGAACAACACTGA
- a CDS encoding anhydro-N-acetylmuramic acid kinase — translation MKVIGLMSGTSADAVDAALVDIVRRGKRSRITTLAFASLPYPRSLQQRILDLSLNGHVGDICHMNMYLGELFAKAALLVLRKAGRRPTDIALIGSHGQTIHHLPRGIREPGVGLVRSTLQIGESAVIAERTGITTVANFRARDLAAGGEGAPLVPYAHAAAFGHATRGRLIVNIGGISNVTYLPPGGGISDLQAFDTGPGNMVSDAIVREATKGKRSYDVGGRWARRGTVNRLLLTDLMDHPFLTRRPPKSTGREEFGSSFVDDLLAKQRKACLSVEDLLATCAAWTAGAIASSRRWVTGTIDDVIVGGGGVYNSAVMGSIRQVFAPTRVSTFDDCGWDSKAFEATAFALLAHDTYHGQCTNVPQVTGARHPVLLGSVVPGRPGSLMKGPRTVR, via the coding sequence ATGAAAGTCATCGGACTGATGTCCGGGACATCGGCGGACGCGGTGGACGCGGCACTCGTCGATATTGTCCGGCGCGGCAAGAGATCACGAATCACCACCCTGGCCTTTGCATCGCTTCCGTACCCGCGGTCCCTCCAGCAACGTATTCTGGACCTTTCGCTCAACGGCCATGTCGGCGACATCTGCCATATGAATATGTATCTGGGGGAACTGTTCGCGAAGGCGGCTCTGTTGGTTCTTCGAAAGGCGGGCCGTCGCCCGACCGACATTGCCTTGATCGGGTCGCACGGCCAGACGATTCACCATTTGCCGCGGGGGATCCGCGAGCCTGGTGTCGGCCTGGTGCGGTCCACCCTTCAGATCGGTGAGTCGGCCGTCATTGCGGAGCGGACCGGTATCACCACGGTGGCTAATTTCAGGGCGCGTGACCTGGCGGCGGGCGGCGAAGGGGCGCCGTTGGTTCCCTATGCCCATGCTGCGGCCTTCGGCCATGCCACGCGGGGGCGCCTGATCGTGAATATCGGCGGGATCAGCAACGTCACCTACCTGCCGCCCGGGGGCGGAATCTCAGACCTGCAGGCGTTCGATACGGGGCCAGGCAACATGGTGTCGGACGCCATCGTGCGGGAAGCGACCAAAGGGAAGCGATCCTACGATGTCGGCGGCCGGTGGGCGAGAAGGGGGACCGTGAACCGGCTGCTGCTCACCGATCTCATGGACCATCCGTTCCTGACGCGACGTCCGCCGAAGTCCACCGGTCGCGAAGAGTTCGGCTCGTCGTTTGTCGACGATTTGCTGGCCAAGCAACGCAAGGCCTGCCTCTCCGTGGAAGATCTCTTGGCGACCTGCGCGGCCTGGACGGCTGGAGCGATCGCTTCCTCACGACGGTGGGTGACCGGCACCATCGATGATGTGATCGTCGGCGGAGGCGGCGTGTACAACAGCGCCGTCATGGGATCGATCCGACAGGTCTTTGCGCCGACGCGGGTGTCGACGTTCGACGATTGCGGATGGGACAGCAAGGCTTTTGAAGCCACGGCGTTCGCGTTGTTGGCCCACGATACGTACCATGGACAATGTACGAATGTGCCGCAGGTGACGGGAGCGCGCCATCCCGTGCTGCTGGGCTCGGTGGTGCCGGGCCGACCTGGTTCGCTGATGAAAGGGCCGCGCACGGTTCGATGA
- a CDS encoding Zinc ABC transporter, substrate-binding protein ZnuA, whose product MLRLLLLVVMILSTDPFHGCLSVAASVVLAAEPLNVVVTLPVLKDWVQQVGGSHVRVTSLMTGYESEHTYSPKPSDLVAVRKATLLFEVGAGLEVWVSSLVKNAGNGRLQVVTTSKGIELIEDHADPAGSAHAHHGTGNPHMWLDPEAAATMVRHISDAMVSADPAHAPDYRANTTVYLQALTDVQQETLERLKKTPDRVVIVHHPAWPYFARRYDLRIAGTILTQPGGEPSARHLHRLIAKMKQDHIRVIISEVQLNQKVPQLLAKETGARIAVLTTLPGGLPGTATYLDMLRYNVLQLVQALEQT is encoded by the coding sequence ATGTTGCGCCTGCTCCTGCTCGTCGTCATGATCCTATCCACTGACCCGTTTCACGGTTGCCTCTCAGTCGCAGCCTCCGTGGTCCTTGCCGCTGAACCGCTCAACGTGGTCGTCACGCTCCCCGTCCTGAAGGACTGGGTGCAACAGGTCGGCGGATCACATGTGCGTGTCACATCGCTCATGACCGGGTATGAGAGCGAGCATACCTATTCACCCAAACCGAGCGACCTGGTGGCGGTGCGGAAGGCCACCCTGCTGTTCGAAGTCGGAGCCGGACTTGAAGTGTGGGTGTCCTCGCTGGTCAAGAACGCCGGAAACGGCCGGTTACAAGTCGTGACGACCTCCAAGGGAATCGAACTGATCGAGGACCACGCAGATCCGGCCGGTTCCGCCCATGCTCACCACGGCACAGGCAATCCTCATATGTGGCTGGACCCGGAAGCCGCCGCGACGATGGTACGGCACATCTCGGACGCCATGGTGTCCGCAGACCCGGCCCATGCGCCGGACTACCGGGCCAATACGACGGTGTACCTCCAGGCGCTCACCGACGTTCAACAGGAAACGCTGGAGCGGCTCAAAAAGACTCCTGACAGGGTCGTGATCGTCCACCATCCGGCATGGCCCTATTTCGCCCGTCGTTACGACCTGCGTATTGCGGGAACGATCCTCACGCAACCGGGTGGAGAACCGTCCGCGCGACATCTGCATAGGTTGATCGCGAAAATGAAGCAGGACCACATCCGCGTCATCATCTCCGAGGTGCAGCTGAATCAGAAAGTCCCGCAACTGCTCGCCAAGGAAACCGGGGCGCGGATCGCCGTCCTGACGACCTTGCCAGGAGGCTTGCCGGGAACCGCAACCTACCTCGACATGCTCCGTTATAATGTGCTCCAATTGGTCCAGGCGCTCGAGCAGACATAA
- a CDS encoding ABC transporter yields the protein MTHPIIRFDHATFGFPGVIALEDISLTIPESEFVGVIGPNGSGKTTLCRAVLGLMAPLRGTLRVLDCACEELRCHHRALIGYLPQKGMLDRNFPVTVLEAVMMGRYGALGLFRRPARQDQEIAREALVHVGMDHHRDSALGALSGGQQQRVFIARALAQQPRILLLDEPTTGLDITAQHSVVELIQQLHRHLKLTILMITHDINMIRSRVDRLVLLKTKLFAAGPPQEVLKPEILSQVYGKDLVITDKDFVIVEDYHHH from the coding sequence ATGACCCATCCCATCATTCGCTTCGACCACGCCACCTTCGGTTTTCCGGGCGTCATCGCCCTGGAAGACATTTCCTTGACCATTCCCGAATCGGAATTCGTCGGGGTGATCGGCCCCAACGGCTCCGGTAAAACCACCCTCTGTCGTGCCGTCCTCGGCCTCATGGCGCCGTTGCGCGGCACACTCCGCGTCCTCGACTGTGCCTGCGAAGAACTCCGCTGCCACCATCGGGCCCTCATCGGTTACCTCCCCCAAAAGGGCATGCTCGATCGCAACTTTCCCGTCACCGTGCTGGAAGCGGTCATGATGGGCCGGTACGGCGCGCTGGGTCTGTTTCGCCGACCTGCCCGGCAGGATCAGGAGATCGCCCGCGAAGCCCTCGTACATGTCGGCATGGATCACCACCGAGACTCCGCGCTGGGCGCCCTCTCCGGCGGACAGCAGCAACGGGTGTTCATCGCAAGGGCCCTGGCCCAGCAACCCAGGATTCTTCTCCTGGACGAGCCGACGACCGGGCTGGACATCACGGCTCAACATAGCGTCGTGGAACTGATTCAACAGCTCCACCGCCACCTGAAACTCACGATCCTCATGATCACGCACGACATCAACATGATTCGCTCGCGGGTGGATCGGCTGGTCCTGCTCAAAACGAAACTCTTCGCCGCCGGGCCCCCGCAGGAAGTTCTGAAACCGGAGATTCTGAGCCAAGTCTATGGAAAAGATCTCGTCATTACCGACAAGGATTTCGTCATCGTCGAGGATTACCACCACCATTGA
- a CDS encoding Zinc ABC transporter, permease protein ZnuB — MLELLSYDFMQRSLLAAALVGSVCSVIGVFVVLRGLAFAGAGTSHAAFAGVTLAYLLGLPPLGLAILFGLATVWITGWVEEKGRMKLDVSIGILYTATMALAILFLGLMGTYNPEVYGYLFGSVLSVTTEELMTIGWLSVVVLGTILLLSKELYFIAFDQEMATASGVPARQIFYLLLSLVALTVVISLKTVGAILVFAMILIPASTAYQLTHSLAQMTLYSMLIGIICAVSGVLLSYAFDLPSGPIIVLLATGCFFLAVCCSPKRLHRMQTQ, encoded by the coding sequence ATGCTTGAGCTGCTCTCCTACGATTTCATGCAGCGTTCGCTCCTGGCCGCAGCCCTGGTGGGCTCGGTCTGTTCCGTCATCGGCGTGTTCGTCGTCCTGCGGGGCCTGGCCTTCGCGGGGGCCGGCACGTCCCATGCCGCCTTTGCCGGCGTCACCCTAGCCTATCTGCTGGGCCTCCCACCCCTCGGCCTAGCGATCCTGTTCGGCTTGGCGACAGTCTGGATCACCGGCTGGGTCGAAGAAAAGGGCCGCATGAAACTGGATGTGTCCATCGGTATCCTCTACACCGCCACGATGGCGCTGGCCATCCTCTTTCTGGGGCTCATGGGGACCTACAATCCGGAAGTGTACGGTTACCTGTTCGGCAGCGTGCTCTCCGTCACGACGGAGGAACTCATGACTATTGGTTGGTTGAGCGTCGTGGTCCTGGGAACCATCCTCTTGCTCTCGAAGGAACTCTACTTCATTGCCTTCGATCAGGAAATGGCGACGGCCTCCGGTGTGCCGGCACGACAGATTTTTTACCTTCTCCTGTCGCTCGTGGCTCTCACCGTGGTGATTTCACTGAAAACCGTCGGGGCCATCCTTGTGTTCGCGATGATTCTGATCCCGGCGTCTACCGCCTACCAGCTCACACACAGCTTGGCGCAAATGACCCTCTACTCGATGCTCATCGGCATAATCTGCGCCGTGAGCGGCGTGCTGCTCTCCTATGCCTTCGACCTTCCCTCAGGTCCGATCATCGTCCTGCTCGCCACCGGCTGCTTCTTTCTGGCCGTCTGCTGTTCCCCCAAACGTTTGCATCGCATGCAGACGCAGTAG
- a CDS encoding GNAT family acetyltransferase — MPPALKTDKRTITYSDRNDFDAAQLLHLYRQAPWAKHRALELTKAMLTQTDVVISAWDGPRLVGFGRVLTDFVFRASIWDVIVDRDYQGRKIGTEIVRRILDHPTLRQVELFWLCTRMPGFYERLGFSAKEQTGMVWSRQKPAPHR; from the coding sequence ATGCCTCCCGCTCTCAAGACCGACAAGCGAACGATCACCTACTCCGACCGCAACGATTTCGACGCTGCACAACTCCTTCATTTATACCGCCAGGCTCCCTGGGCCAAACATCGCGCATTGGAACTGACCAAGGCCATGCTTACCCAGACGGACGTCGTCATTTCGGCCTGGGATGGCCCCCGCTTGGTCGGATTCGGCCGCGTCCTGACGGATTTTGTGTTTCGAGCCTCGATTTGGGATGTGATCGTCGATCGTGACTATCAAGGCCGAAAAATCGGCACCGAGATTGTCCGGCGGATTTTGGACCATCCCACCCTCCGGCAGGTCGAGTTGTTCTGGTTGTGCACTCGCATGCCCGGGTTCTATGAACGGCTCGGGTTCAGTGCGAAGGAACAGACCGGTATGGTCTGGTCACGACAGAAGCCGGCGCCGCACAGGTAA
- a CDS encoding LSU rRNA pseudouridine(1911/1915/1917) synthase — MNGLTTTPVEFIVTAGESPKRIDLFLANRDPTFSRSALQRLIEEGRIQINGRTVRSSQKIKPGDCIRLEVPRPEPLDLQPEAIPVEILHEDAEVLVLNKPAGLVVHPAPGNWSGTLVNALLHHFSRSGVMPSHIGGKERPGLVHRLDKETSGVMVIAKTDQAHRMLAAQFKQHTITRVYEALIWGVPKKGHGLIDLAIGRDTKERKKFSPRTTKPKPSATEYQVDRRYGKVAAHVVLLPRTGRTHQLRVHLTSIEHPILGDKTYGGAKVMTVEGLPVPRVMLHARTLGFTHPTNRERRQFDVPCPPDMEQMQEVLRAAAARREVVGT; from the coding sequence GTGAACGGATTGACGACGACGCCGGTCGAGTTCATTGTCACCGCAGGGGAGTCGCCCAAACGGATCGATCTTTTTCTCGCCAATCGGGACCCGACCTTTTCGCGGTCGGCTCTGCAGCGATTGATCGAAGAGGGGCGGATTCAGATCAACGGTCGAACGGTCCGGTCAAGCCAGAAAATCAAACCAGGGGATTGCATCAGGTTGGAGGTGCCAAGGCCCGAGCCCCTCGACCTCCAGCCCGAAGCCATTCCGGTTGAGATCCTCCATGAAGATGCCGAGGTGTTGGTGCTCAATAAACCGGCTGGCCTCGTCGTTCATCCGGCGCCGGGCAACTGGTCCGGCACCTTGGTGAATGCGTTGCTGCATCACTTTTCGCGGTCGGGCGTCATGCCGTCGCACATCGGGGGGAAGGAGCGCCCCGGCCTCGTCCATCGGTTGGACAAGGAAACCTCCGGCGTGATGGTGATCGCCAAGACGGATCAGGCGCATCGCATGCTGGCGGCTCAGTTCAAGCAGCATACGATTACCCGTGTGTATGAAGCCTTGATCTGGGGAGTGCCGAAGAAAGGGCACGGCCTCATCGACCTCGCCATCGGGCGGGATACGAAAGAGCGGAAGAAGTTTTCACCGAGGACGACCAAGCCGAAGCCCTCGGCCACCGAATATCAGGTCGATCGGCGGTATGGAAAGGTCGCTGCTCATGTGGTGCTCTTGCCTAGGACAGGGCGAACTCACCAGTTGCGTGTCCACCTGACCTCGATCGAGCATCCGATCTTGGGAGATAAAACATACGGCGGAGCCAAGGTGATGACCGTCGAAGGTCTGCCCGTTCCCAGGGTCATGCTGCATGCGCGTACGCTTGGATTCACGCATCCCACCAACAGGGAGCGCCGACAATTCGACGTCCCCTGTCCTCCCGACATGGAGCAGATGCAGGAGGTGCTCCGTGCCGCCGCGGCCCGTCGGGAAGTCGTCGGGACCTGA
- a CDS encoding LSU rRNA pseudouridine(1911/1915/1917) synthase: MRIVQTEFVITAGEQPKRLDVFLVHREPKLSRAALQRLITAGRVRINHRAAKPSRRIKTGDVVTFDTPPAVPLRLDGQAQSLDILFEDRACLVLNKPAGVVAHPAQGHWSDTLLNALLDHCARSGESATPSLVHRLDRDTSGVMVIAKTAEAHRRLAQQFERHTITRHYEALVWGVPAQRNGRIECAIGSDRQNPKRTSMQTRHPKVSVTMYQVQESFGTVAALILLHPQTGRTHQIRAHLQAIGHPILGDRIYGGEKVGVIGGQRIVRTMLHARRLGFAHPTTDAYCECEAAAPRDFTVTLQGLGNVRVRES, translated from the coding sequence GTGCGGATTGTGCAAACCGAATTTGTCATTACAGCCGGTGAGCAGCCGAAACGGTTGGATGTGTTTTTGGTTCACCGTGAACCCAAGCTCTCGCGTGCGGCGTTGCAACGGTTGATTACGGCCGGCCGGGTCCGGATCAACCATCGAGCGGCCAAACCGAGCCGGAGGATCAAAACCGGCGATGTCGTTACATTCGATACTCCCCCTGCGGTGCCGTTGCGACTCGATGGGCAGGCGCAATCGCTCGACATCCTGTTCGAAGATCGCGCCTGTCTGGTCTTGAATAAGCCGGCCGGGGTCGTGGCCCATCCTGCGCAGGGCCATTGGTCCGATACCCTGCTGAATGCGCTCTTGGACCATTGTGCTCGATCAGGGGAATCGGCCACCCCCAGCCTTGTCCATCGTCTAGACAGAGACACCTCAGGAGTGATGGTCATCGCCAAGACAGCGGAAGCGCATCGCAGGCTCGCGCAGCAGTTCGAGCGCCATACCATTACCCGTCACTATGAAGCCCTGGTCTGGGGGGTGCCGGCGCAACGAAATGGTCGGATCGAATGTGCCATCGGCTCGGATCGACAGAATCCCAAACGGACCTCGATGCAGACGCGCCACCCCAAGGTGTCCGTGACGATGTATCAGGTCCAGGAATCGTTCGGTACGGTCGCCGCCCTGATCCTGCTGCATCCGCAGACCGGACGTACACACCAGATACGGGCCCACCTGCAGGCGATCGGCCATCCCATCCTGGGAGACAGGATCTATGGAGGAGAAAAGGTCGGTGTGATCGGGGGACAACGGATTGTCCGAACCATGCTGCATGCGCGACGGCTCGGGTTCGCACATCCGACGACCGATGCGTATTGCGAGTGTGAGGCAGCCGCTCCGCGGGATTTTACCGTCACGCTGCAGGGCCTCGGTAATGTGAGGGTTAGAGAAAGCTGA
- a CDS encoding Protein containing domains DUF404, DUF407: protein MKFSTYDPGEFYDELFEGIGRPRRGSALLLRKFASLADGELRKRQQAAERVILNMGMTFGVYGSDGGQEHIFPFDIVPRIVTASDWSHIESGLQQRIRALNCFLDDIYHDQKILKDGVIPGELIYSGKGFQPVCMGLNPPRGVWCHIAGIDLVRIGDGRFYVLEDNNRCPSGVAYVLEARQVMKRTFPELFEAYRVRPVDEYPSRLLSTLQSLSDLPDPTIVILTPGSYNSAYYEHSLLAQKMGVELVEAGDLAVVDGSVHMRTTKGSQRVDVIYRRINDDFLDPLVFRPDSLLGIPGIMAAYKNGRVAIVNAPGTGVSDDKAVYAYVPKIINYYLAEEPLLPNVPTYVCWENRDRAYVLEHLGELVVKATNEAGGYGMMIGPQASKQERDDCARRIQADPRNYIAQPTLALSRVPTLVEDDIEGRHVDLRPYVLFGRDAYVLPGGMTRVALRKGSLVVNSSQGGGNKDTWVLS, encoded by the coding sequence ATGAAATTCTCAACCTACGACCCGGGAGAGTTCTACGACGAGTTGTTCGAGGGCATCGGGCGGCCACGCCGCGGCAGCGCACTCTTGCTGCGAAAGTTCGCCTCACTGGCCGACGGCGAACTCAGAAAACGCCAACAGGCGGCGGAACGTGTCATCCTCAATATGGGAATGACTTTCGGCGTCTACGGTAGCGACGGGGGGCAGGAACATATCTTTCCGTTCGACATCGTTCCTCGGATCGTCACCGCATCGGATTGGAGCCACATCGAGTCCGGCCTTCAGCAGCGCATCCGCGCACTGAATTGTTTTCTCGACGACATTTACCATGATCAAAAGATTCTCAAGGACGGCGTCATCCCCGGAGAGTTGATCTATTCCGGGAAAGGGTTCCAACCGGTCTGCATGGGATTGAATCCGCCCCGGGGCGTCTGGTGCCACATCGCAGGGATCGATCTCGTCCGCATCGGCGACGGACGGTTCTACGTGCTCGAGGACAACAACCGTTGTCCCTCCGGCGTCGCCTACGTGTTGGAAGCTCGGCAGGTCATGAAACGGACCTTTCCGGAATTGTTCGAAGCCTACCGCGTGAGGCCGGTCGACGAATACCCGAGCCGACTGCTCAGCACGCTCCAGTCCCTGTCGGATCTCCCCGATCCGACGATCGTGATCCTCACTCCCGGCAGCTACAACTCCGCCTACTACGAACATTCGTTGCTCGCCCAGAAGATGGGCGTCGAATTGGTCGAGGCCGGCGATCTGGCGGTGGTCGATGGATCGGTTCATATGCGGACGACGAAGGGCTCCCAACGAGTGGATGTGATTTACCGCCGCATCAATGACGACTTCTTGGACCCCCTGGTCTTCCGTCCCGATTCCCTGCTCGGCATTCCCGGCATCATGGCGGCGTATAAGAACGGCCGTGTGGCGATCGTGAATGCCCCCGGCACCGGAGTCTCCGACGATAAGGCCGTCTACGCCTATGTCCCCAAGATCATCAACTACTACCTGGCGGAGGAGCCGCTGCTCCCGAACGTCCCCACCTATGTCTGCTGGGAAAACCGGGATCGTGCCTATGTGTTGGAACACTTGGGTGAACTGGTGGTCAAGGCGACCAACGAGGCCGGCGGATACGGCATGATGATCGGTCCGCAGGCTTCCAAGCAGGAGCGTGACGATTGTGCCCGCCGCATCCAGGCCGACCCTCGCAACTACATCGCTCAGCCCACCCTGGCGTTGTCCCGAGTCCCCACCCTGGTGGAGGATGACATCGAAGGACGCCATGTCGACCTGCGTCCGTACGTGTTGTTCGGACGAGATGCCTATGTGCTGCCGGGAGGCATGACCCGCGTCGCCTTGCGGAAAGGATCGTTGGTGGTGAACTCGTCCCAAGGCGGGGGCAACAAGGATACCTGGGTGTTGTCATGA
- a CDS encoding Protein containing domains DUF403: MLSRVASSIYWLNRYVERAENYARFIEVNLNLSLDLPRGTAEQWEPLVATTGDHEMFLERYGKTTKETVIQFLVADPANPSSILSCLLAARENARSVREIISTEMWEQVNRFYLMVTDAVTHGMSSHNLHTFLSEVKAASHLLLGITDATMSHGEGWHFARLGRLLERADKTSRILDVKYFILLPTATEVGTPFDIIQWSDLLKSASALEMYYKRYGRISPNDVAAFLILDPTFPRAIRYCLIKGEDSLHAISGSDRGSHQNPAEKRLGRLRAELDFADIEDCIDVGLHEFVDHFQAQLNQVGAAISDTFFAPHPIHHAATSEGQ; this comes from the coding sequence ATGTTGAGCCGCGTCGCCAGTTCCATCTACTGGTTGAACCGTTATGTCGAGCGGGCGGAAAATTACGCGCGCTTCATTGAGGTCAATTTAAACTTGTCGCTCGACCTTCCTCGCGGCACCGCCGAACAATGGGAACCGCTGGTGGCGACCACGGGCGATCACGAAATGTTTTTGGAACGATATGGGAAGACAACGAAAGAGACGGTCATCCAATTCCTCGTGGCCGACCCCGCCAATCCCAGCTCGATTCTTTCCTGCCTGCTGGCCGCGCGTGAAAATGCGCGATCGGTTCGCGAAATCATTTCCACGGAAATGTGGGAACAAGTGAACCGTTTTTACTTGATGGTCACGGACGCCGTCACCCACGGCATGTCGAGCCATAACCTCCACACCTTTCTATCCGAGGTAAAGGCCGCGAGCCATTTGCTCCTGGGCATCACGGACGCCACCATGTCCCATGGAGAAGGATGGCATTTTGCGCGGCTCGGCCGTCTGCTCGAACGGGCCGACAAGACCTCCCGCATTCTCGACGTGAAATATTTCATTCTCTTGCCGACCGCCACGGAAGTCGGCACCCCGTTCGACATCATTCAGTGGTCGGACCTGTTGAAATCGGCGAGCGCGCTTGAGATGTACTACAAACGATACGGTCGCATCTCGCCAAACGATGTCGCGGCATTCCTGATCCTTGATCCGACATTTCCCCGGGCGATCCGCTATTGCCTGATCAAAGGAGAGGATTCGCTGCACGCCATTTCCGGTTCAGACCGCGGTTCCCATCAGAATCCGGCCGAGAAACGGCTGGGGCGGCTCCGCGCGGAACTGGATTTCGCCGACATCGAAGACTGCATCGACGTGGGGCTTCACGAATTCGTGGACCATTTTCAAGCGCAGCTCAACCAAGTCGGGGCGGCCATTTCCGACACGTTCTTTGCCCCACATCCCATTCACCATGCAGCGACGTCGGAGGGACAATGA